caccatcactacttgctaatcctgccgtgaagcagcagtgcttgcactgttgtgtttctgtgtggaaagtaagacagtcggtgaaattactggcacttaaggtatcccataatcccatcttaggcctctaggttggcaacgcatctgcaatcccctgtttttgcaggtgtctatgggcggtggtgatctcttaccataaggagacccacttcctcgttttccatccagtcgaataaaaataaataaatactaccaaccattatcatcgtcatcaccatcaacgaacatcatcatcatcactatcatcagaatcaccatcatcatcaccatcaaccatcatcatcatcagcatcatcatcaaaatcatcattatcaaccatcatcaccatcaacgatcatcatcatcaccatcaccaacaatcatcatcatcatcatcaccacaacTATCATCAACCATCATCAtaatcaccatcaccatcaccatcaatcatcatcactatcatcatcattatcgtcatcctgaccatcatcatcatcacatcacaatcaccatcatttcattatcaccattatcatcatttttgagaaaagcactatacatgcTTCGACCAGTAATCGCTATCCTGGCCTCGTATCGTAACTTCCACAGtccaggatggcttacttactggtctctgcagtaatgtactatttcatcacacttgcacgTAAACAGTATCAAAACATACAGGTTAACTTGGTCTTACTTAACGTAATGCCCCATATAAAACCCTCGAGcttttttcttgtcatgaaaaccaacgtcggtaaatgagtcattgcgtgTCCTAATACTGCTTCACGCGCTGTTGCTGCGTGTAATGCTGCACACGCACACTCTCCCGCAGCTCGGGCGTGCTGTTGGGCAAGGATGCTGGCGCTGCCCACGAGCGCAGCCTACGGTATCGGCAATTTCtacaaaaatgatattttttgtcttacaaataaataattttactcgcaaatatgataaaaaaactttgtgtgtcgcacgggcggtactagaattacgaacatcaactcattaaagccctcagtcttcaacTTCAGGCTTCTATTAGACTcttgttcgtaattccttatttaccgcccttaaggtacaatgtactattttacaTAGGCACAGTcacctgccacagcggagcgtgcaaaaatatctgacacgttctaccggccctagaaatagagtcgtatcagatatttatgcacgcttcagatattgatgctggtgactgcatCTACCTAATGTTATCATGCAAGAATCATATTAATTGGTACGGCAAAAACATTACCACAAACtagcaaaattttactttttacagTTCACCATGAAATATATCTTGTTTTGGATTtttagtttaggtatttttaagatTAAAGCAttaatagtaatttaataataataataaatacacccATTTGCAAACGTCACTCATGTTCATTGATATTAGAGATTGgagcatatttttttgttttccagGCTTGATGATGTTATTCGATATTCCGGACGAGCGTGGCGGCGCTACGATGCAAAAAAGATGGGGAGACCCCAAGTCGTGTCATTTTCCGCTTTTCACCTTTATACAGGCTATCCCTATGCCGTACATGGCACTCGTCTACGCTGCACTTTGGATTGGTTACCTAatttatcattataatttatttaaggatataataaattatttccaCATCAAAAGTACAaattgaaacatagatgcacagaaaaaccagaaaaagagaccagcgctgggaattgaacccaggtcctcagcattccgtgctgtgtGCTATACCGTAtaaaagctgagatatgtggtgcataggagaaatttgtgtctgtactactgtccagtggtggtgtagcggtatagcacacagcacggaatgctgaggacctggttcgattaccagcgttggtctctttttctggtttttctgtgaatctatgttacagtttgtattttcgatatggattttacgggatgatcgtaaaaagtaataaaatttggagctgaaataaaaaatacaaaaatactccaaaaccCAATCTTAAATTATTGCCAATAAATGAGTCTTACATGTTGCAGGAGCTGTAGGAATGACGCTTGGTTATAAGTACCGTATCAGTGCAACTCTTTTCACCATCTGTTTTTGGTATCTGTTTTTAATCGAGAAGAGTTATTGGAACAACCATAGCTACTTGTTTGCTTTAGTAAGTTTTCTTCTAGCATGTACAGAAGCCGACTGTTATTGGTAAGAATATCTTCTAACTTATTTAAGCATTGACCTTTTAACCTTATAAAACCCACGtcaatttttaccaaaactgGAAACCTAATGTCAATCaagaaaacttgaaatttgctaaatatgttcaaaattttgtatGCTTGGACTAGTTAACTTCTAAATACTTGGACGATCGTGCTTCACTTGGGCTCAAACGCGTCAAAATGCGTTTTTCCTGTATCAAGAAAAAGTTATTTAGCGAATTTCATAGCAAAAACAAAACCGTTAACCTATTTAGCAAATTTTACTGAAACCGTTAGAACCGTTTCCCAgattcacaaaataaataaaactatataaaaaatagcaccttaaaagctagtttataatataaaacaagagacacaaaatgaaagaaaaaaaaactctttttcaGGTCCATTGATACTTTTTTAGAACCCGAAAATTTTTGTGAGACTGTGCCTTACTGGAACTATTTCCTTTTGAAATACCAATTCTTCATATTATACTTCGTAGCTGGTTTAAAGAAAGGCACATCAGAGTGGTTAACCGGATACTCTGTGCCTAATTTGAGTGCACATTGGGTTTTTACACCTTTTACGTAATTATTCTTAATTTATTTGCTAATtctaacatttttatttgtgtggcatgtataggtacagtcgagcgATATGTGAACACTACTTCTATTGTtaatggcgtagaagcgtgttgagttgatatttttgatcaaattttcgctcagaagtttacgaacttgACTGTATCTACTTAACTTTTATGCTTTGAATGTTATCGATATCTTGTGATATCACTATGTATTCTATTAATTGTGAATATTATCTTTCCTCAGGTTATTTTTAACAGTTGAACAGACTGACTACCTTATTGTCCACTGGTTTATTTACTTGTTTGACTTGACCGTGGCCTTTTGGATGATGTGGTCCCGTAGTCGCCATATGGCTATGGTTTTCTGTGCTTTGTTCCATTTAATGAATTCAAGGCTTTTTACTATAGGTTAGTACTGGTTGTTTGGTTGGTATCATGCAGGCTTGGGCTCAGACAGGCGGGCAGGAAGGGCCCGGGTGGCTCCACACAAGCCCAGGGCCCTAGACTGAAAGTACTCGTAGCAAGAGCTGGAACCTAGCCTATGCGGTGCGGGCCCCtattattgtacctaccacCTGGCTTGCGACAAGCTCCGGAAGCCAGGTTCAAAAGGGACCAGTGCAGACTGGGGCCCTGCTAGCAAACGCCACCTCGACCATATGGCCAGTTTGGCGCTTGTATCGTGCAgcatttttgtttacattattgTTCTGATTTATATGATCTAGTTTCAACATTGaactaatataattttttgtctTTTCAGGCATGTTTCCGTGGGTTTGTTTGGCAACGATGCCACTGTTTTATCCCTTTGATTGGCCTATTTTActgttaaattttttaaaatcattcttCGTGACATTTTACGCAGAACTACGTCAACGAATCAAtaattattccttaaaacttgAACCAAAAACTGTAGAAAACGAATCAGAAGACGAAAATGACGATGTTTTTGtaaaagaccacgaaaaaggtGTCAGTACTGAAGGACTTTCTAGTTCACATGATCAATTTGTTCAAGATGGAGCAGCACCAGAATGTGTCAGTTTAAAAAACTGCGACAATGATGTCAAAAACTCAAAAGAACGTAAAACTATCAATGGCGCAAATTTAACACTTCAAAAAGATGAGCTCAACAGTGAACATCAAAGCAATCATGTGGAAGTAGGACAAAGGGAAAAAATAACAACTATATTGATTATAATGTACATGATAATGCAAGTCTTTTTGCCATTTTCTCACTTCATTACTAAAGTAAGATAtaaatgataaattaataaatattaataataattattatattaatttaaaaactacttTAGAATAGATTGGTTTTAGCTAAATTTTTTGAACaggtgtagattttttttttcgattgcCCTCGTCCTGACGAGCCAGGAACGGTagctctttaatttttattcccgTGTGgggatttttattttgtgatcGAGATATCAACTGTCACTTGTCCATCTTCACATAACcgttaattatttgttattatctATCTAAAAATTTTGGATGTCAGCTTTAAGTATATGAAATTTATATTACActaattagtgttttttttagggttacaACAACTGGACAAATGGAATCTACGGTTACTCTTGGGATATGATGGTGCATACTTGGGACATCCAGTCAGTAATTGTTAAATTAGTTGACAACGAAAAGAACAGTCAGTTTTATGTCGATCCATATGTTTTAACCCCTAATGATCGTTGGTTTAAGCACGGAGATATGATTCAACAATATGCAATGtgtcttaaaaataatttagcaaAAGAGTCTCGAAAGCCATTAAAACATCTTGGAATGCCATCTCAAAACATTTCCATTTACATTGATGTTTGGTGTTCTTTGAATGGTAGATTTGTTCAGCGCATGTTTAATCCAAAGTTAGATTTATTGCAAATTTCATGGAGTTTTTATCAGGATTTACCGTTTTTAATGCCCATCATTGATAATGCAACGGAATGGAGAAGCGTTTTGCACCGGATTAGAAAAGATGTTCATGGCTGGAATCAGCACAGTGACGTTGTATTCTTTGCTGATTTTTCTGGTTCGTACTCTAATAACTAATACATGATAAATTACGAATCTTTaatgtttgtaaatatgttttgtaaactagttaaattatttgtttgcaGGGTATGCCTTGAAGAAGTTTATACCAACTGAATTCAGTAATGTTACCTTAACAGTTTTACAAGGACAGGTTGCTTTCGAGCCTGAAGTAACAAAGTATCGGAACGGCCAATCATATAAATTGAATCCTGGATATGGCACTAGTATTGATGCCGGTATGTTCCACAGGGTCATTAATATCGGTAAAGAAACAGCATTTTATAtgtatacgttttataataCTACCGAGGCAAACCTTAAAAAGAATGATAAAGTGGTGTCTAAGCATAATTTACCTATTTTTATGGAGCTTAAAAGGAGATTTAGTGATATGTTGGTTTTTGCTGATAACATGTATAACGGACTTTACCAATTGTTTTTTCGGTTGTCGATGTTTTTAGTTTCAAGTTATTGAACCCACATTGAACCTGTGGCTTTTGTGAGtttctatgtttattttttcattacgTTGTATGTTTGATTTAATACATGGGTACATCAACCTTGTATTTCAATGTAATAGTTGTTGACTGCATTATACCGTTCGTGtcaattataagtaaataacaattaaagtaatattttatattcaacaCTCAATGTAAGTATGCAATttatatttagaaaataaagtTTCATTTAAGCTATCGCATTTTAATTTCAACCATTATTTGTCATTCATTGAAAAGAGCTTCGTATGTAGTTTGCCTATACAGAGCAAACGCTAGTGTAAACCGAGCATAAGAATCCATAGAGCGCATTCTAAGTGAAGTGACAGTTTCCCTAccgtaaaaaaagtaaattctgTGGCCTGTGGCACAGTGGCAGTGAGTGGCAGCGAGCGCAAGCAAGGCGGTCACGGCAGTAGGCTCGGCGTGACGTGTGGCGAGTTCGGTTCATTCGTCTTTTGCTCTTGCCGCGACACGTCCGAGCAAATAAGTTCGGGCTGCGTTGACGTCTTACTGCTAATAAATAGTCCGTGTTGTTATCGGACGCTCATTGCTGGTGTCAGTGTTATATGGGCAACACGCCTTCGCACGAAATATTGACATTAGTCATCTGTGATATAACGATTATTAAAACGATTTAGGTTATAATAATCGGACACCGGCGCGGTAATGATAAGTGCAGCGTGAGGCAGAGATAGTGTGCAGTGACTACAAAATAACGTTCGACATGGAGTCTGCGACTTGGACCTACAATTTGGACACTACGCCAAACTACTCTTACATTTTCGATTTCGAAAGCGAGTTTATCCACCAGAACTCTAGGAAATGGATGACCGAGAATTGGACTGTGGCGTTTTACTACGTCGGGGTGTATATGGCGTTTATTTTCGGCGGCCAATACTACATGCAGAATCGTCCCAGGTGAGATAAACTATCCATTTTGCAAACAAAGTTTAGTGTCGGCAGTTATGTTCTCGCGATACCTAGCCACGCTTTCTAATTGGAACTCTTgtagtatttgtatttttgaagACAACTCATTGGGTGTAAATTGCCccacaatatttaaatatttattattatcctcATACAGCCCATCCTATtaggacttattgtaatatGAGATCAAACTCCCATATATCATAAGTGACAAGGTTTCATgttcttaaaacaaaaattttacttttctGCAAGAGATTAATTACCAATACTTGTTAACCAATACTAGTTGTAAATAATTGCAATTACagtaattacctacctatctaaaaaTCCAACTCCTTTATTcccttataaattttaatagttaaataaaacatgtctaaataAAGTCTTGAACTCTGTTGAGTTAGTAAATTataaatgacataaataaagtattccattattaattatttgtaaatttaaaaatggcaCATCTCATAGACCTTTGTGAAAACCACACAGGTTTCCGCCCATTGTTATTTCTTGTAGCATTGTCGTTGACAATATAATCTAGTTACTTTTTACAGAATTCGTGAATAAATTATGCTGTAACATAAACACAGATTAGATTtacaatatgtaatttttttaagtaggtatactagGTATGCGGCTTATTGtgaagtttaaattaatttcggaggtaatttttaaatttaagctgTTTATTGCAAAAAGAAGAAAGTAACTGTAGTTCTTAATCACTTAGTTATTAATCTTTATTATCTagtagtttaaaattttatttaaaggtaGTCTCATTTTAATTCACATTAAAGCTATGGTTGTTTTTATAATTggattttcttttcaaaaatcTTGGTTTTTAAATAACACATAAATTGGATAAAGCAAAATAGTATCTTTACAGAGGAATATTTAAGCTTATTGGAATATAAAAATGGCTAGTAACCACTAGCCCActattaataaaagttttaaaaacaaCACAGTAAATGGATTTGTATATGTAGAATCAGCAattgctaatattttttttatgaaatttgccCCCACCCTCCTCCTCTCCCACTAAGTAGTCAACAAAATGTTAATATCATGCTAACAGAAAGAAGCACTCTTTCACAattcattgtaaataattttatgcgagaaaaagtttttgataaaaaaaacatttttaatacacgctttttttgctgactgtattttttattgtactgtacttgcactgtcactcaaactacatttgcataccaaatttttagtcaatgccattaactgttgaagaatttgtcctgcggagacgaccctggccagactaccaggatgtctttaccagattattgtattgtcatatGATTTACACATGTATGCAAATTTTCAGCTCACTGGGATgtggatcaaatttaatttgcaagatttgatgacaaacaTCTGTACAGGTGTAACtaaattaaaagcttgtaaaaataaaacatcattaagtAATAATGTctgttttaggggctgtttcacc
This Choristoneura fumiferana chromosome 12, NRCan_CFum_1, whole genome shotgun sequence DNA region includes the following protein-coding sequences:
- the GC gene encoding gamma-glutamyl carboxylase isoform X1 — its product is MKFKDIFMIYYGAVNERFREQFGFNIKDTTFEKVALYLHAPKHASSLALTRILFGLMMLFDIPDERGGATMQKRWGDPKSCHFPLFTFIQAIPMPYMALVYAALWIGAVGMTLGYKYRISATLFTICFWYLFLIEKSYWNNHSYLFALVSFLLACTEADCYWSIDTFLEPENFCETVPYWNYFLLKYQFFILYFVAGLKKGTSEWLTGYSVPNLSAHWVFTPFTLFLTVEQTDYLIVHWFIYLFDLTVAFWMMWSRSRHMAMVFCALFHLMNSRLFTIGMFPWVCLATMPLFYPFDWPILLLNFLKSFFVTFYAELRQRINNYSLKLEPKTVENESEDENDDVFVKDHEKGVSTEGLSSSHDQFVQDGAAPECVSLKNCDNDVKNSKERKTINGANLTLQKDELNSEHQSNHVEVGQREKITTILIIMYMIMQVFLPFSHFITKGYNNWTNGIYGYSWDMMVHTWDIQSVIVKLVDNEKNSQFYVDPYVLTPNDRWFKHGDMIQQYAMCLKNNLAKESRKPLKHLGMPSQNISIYIDVWCSLNGRFVQRMFNPKLDLLQISWSFYQDLPFLMPIIDNATEWRSVLHRIRKDVHGWNQHSDVVFFADFSGYALKKFIPTEFSNVTLTVLQGQVAFEPEVTKYRNGQSYKLNPGYGTSIDAGMFHRVINIGKETAFYMYTFYNTTEANLKKNDKVVSKHNLPIFMELKRRFSDMLVFADNMYNGLYQLFFRLSMFLVSSY
- the GC gene encoding gamma-glutamyl carboxylase isoform X2, coding for MKFKDIFMIYYGAVNERFREQFGFNIKDTTFEKVALYLHAPKHASSLALTRILFGLMMLFDIPDERGGATMQKRWGDPKSCHFPLFTFIQAIPMPYMALVYAALWIGAVGMTLGYKYRISATLFTICFWYLFLIEKSYWNNHSYLFALVSFLLACTEADCYWSIDTFLEPENFCETVPYWNYFLLKYQFFILYFVAGLKKGTSEWLTGYSVPNLSAHWVFTPFTLFLTVEQTDYLIVHWFIYLFDLTVAFWMMWSRSRHMAMVFCALFHLMNSRLFTIDGAAPECVSLKNCDNDVKNSKERKTINGANLTLQKDELNSEHQSNHVEVGQREKITTILIIMYMIMQVFLPFSHFITKGYNNWTNGIYGYSWDMMVHTWDIQSVIVKLVDNEKNSQFYVDPYVLTPNDRWFKHGDMIQQYAMCLKNNLAKESRKPLKHLGMPSQNISIYIDVWCSLNGRFVQRMFNPKLDLLQISWSFYQDLPFLMPIIDNATEWRSVLHRIRKDVHGWNQHSDVVFFADFSGYALKKFIPTEFSNVTLTVLQGQVAFEPEVTKYRNGQSYKLNPGYGTSIDAGMFHRVINIGKETAFYMYTFYNTTEANLKKNDKVVSKHNLPIFMELKRRFSDMLVFADNMYNGLYQLFFRLSMFLVSSY